One window of Thermodesulfovibrio aggregans genomic DNA carries:
- a CDS encoding pyridoxamine 5'-phosphate oxidase family protein, protein MEIKKCIDFANKIKICFVATCDGEQPRVRPLLMWFADETGFYFQTQTVKNFYKQLLKSPKIELCFWDPDEGKTLRVTGEVEFLEDFELKKRCLKERPFLYEIGIRDEKDPILALFRVSQGEAFFWTRADSMKEDQIQKIKFELTKQT, encoded by the coding sequence ATGGAGATTAAAAAATGTATTGATTTTGCTAACAAGATTAAAATTTGCTTTGTAGCTACCTGTGACGGTGAGCAACCCAGGGTTAGGCCACTATTGATGTGGTTTGCTGATGAGACAGGTTTTTACTTTCAGACTCAAACAGTAAAAAATTTTTATAAACAACTACTTAAAAGTCCGAAAATTGAGCTCTGTTTCTGGGATCCAGACGAGGGAAAGACCTTAAGAGTCACAGGAGAAGTGGAATTTTTGGAAGATTTTGAACTTAAAAAAAGATGCCTTAAAGAAAGACCTTTTTTATATGAGATTGGCATTAGAGACGAAAAAGATCCGATTCTTGCGTTATTCCGAGTATCTCAAGGGGAAGCATTCTTCTGGACAAGAGCTGATAGCATGAAAGAAGACCAGATCCAAAAAATTAAGTTCGAATTAACAAAACAGACATGA
- a CDS encoding efflux transporter outer membrane subunit has protein sequence MRKLIIPLILLLLTSCTMIPEYKRPEAPIPREWPKGEAYSSLKYEELPKSTLLKWNDFLVDEKLQEIVKKALSNNRDLRLAALNVERARAYYGIQRAELIPAVDAISSGLRQRVPAELSNTAKAETLSQYSVTFGITSWEIDLFGRLQSLKEMALEQYLAQEATYRAVRLSFISTVAIAYYTYAIDKENLNLAKQTLKTQQENYELIKKRYEVGVASEIDLHRAKTQVDTAREAVARYTQVLAQDRNTLELISGEPLKDELLPEGLSNIKPPKDISPGLSSEVLLNRPDIIAAEHTLKAYNAQIGAARAAFFPRISLTTLIGTASSELSGLFEAGSKTWTFQPQAVMPLFDARVWAAHEAAKVEREIAVTNYEKTIQTAFKEVADALAVKGTIDEQIDALSSLVNSLRETYKLAKIRYERGVDSYLSVLDAQRALFQAEQQLNTLILSKYANLSTLYKVLGGGE, from the coding sequence ATGAGGAAGCTGATTATTCCCCTGATTCTTCTACTGCTTACATCCTGCACGATGATACCTGAGTATAAGAGACCTGAAGCACCAATCCCCAGGGAATGGCCTAAGGGTGAAGCCTACAGTTCATTAAAATACGAAGAACTTCCAAAATCTACACTCCTTAAATGGAATGATTTTCTCGTAGATGAAAAATTGCAGGAGATTGTTAAAAAAGCCCTTTCAAATAATCGTGACCTGAGGCTTGCAGCATTAAATGTTGAGAGAGCAAGGGCATACTATGGAATTCAAAGAGCAGAACTTATTCCGGCAGTTGATGCAATTTCCTCTGGATTAAGGCAGAGAGTTCCAGCAGAACTGTCAAACACGGCAAAAGCAGAGACTTTATCTCAATACAGTGTTACCTTTGGAATCACATCATGGGAGATTGATCTTTTTGGAAGACTTCAGAGTTTAAAGGAGATGGCTTTAGAGCAATACCTTGCACAGGAAGCCACGTACAGGGCTGTGAGACTTTCTTTTATTTCAACAGTTGCTATTGCCTATTATACTTATGCCATAGATAAAGAAAATCTGAATCTTGCAAAGCAAACTCTCAAAACTCAGCAAGAAAACTACGAATTAATTAAGAAAAGATATGAAGTGGGAGTTGCCTCAGAGATAGACCTTCACAGAGCAAAAACACAGGTTGACACAGCAAGAGAAGCGGTTGCAAGATATACGCAGGTTTTAGCTCAGGATAGAAACACACTGGAACTCATATCAGGTGAGCCTCTTAAAGATGAACTTTTACCTGAAGGATTGAGCAATATTAAACCACCTAAAGACATATCTCCTGGACTTTCCTCTGAAGTATTGCTAAATCGTCCTGATATCATTGCAGCAGAGCATACACTTAAAGCATACAATGCTCAGATAGGTGCTGCAAGGGCAGCATTTTTCCCGAGAATATCCCTTACAACACTTATTGGCACAGCATCCAGTGAGCTTTCAGGACTCTTTGAAGCAGGCTCAAAAACATGGACATTTCAACCGCAGGCAGTAATGCCCCTGTTTGATGCAAGAGTATGGGCTGCCCATGAGGCTGCAAAAGTTGAAAGAGAAATTGCTGTTACAAACTATGAAAAAACAATACAGACAGCTTTTAAAGAAGTTGCTGATGCACTGGCAGTAAAAGGAACAATTGACGAGCAGATAGATGCATTGAGCAGTCTTGTTAACTCTTTAAGAGAAACATATAAACTTGCAAAGATAAGATATGAAAGAGGAGTTGACAGTTACTTGAGTGTTCTTGATGCTCAGAGAGCACTTTTTCAGGCAGAACAGCAGCTCAACACCCTCATACTTTCAAAATATGCAAATTTATCAACACTTTATAAAGTCCTTGGAGGCGGGGAATAA
- a CDS encoding acyloxyacyl hydrolase — translation MRGRVYLFAIFLFILFFPSYSHSQENNFELGVGYGRNLFESLSTNQLLIAPAVNFKIPDMKNLWLHIEGDVEIINDDKTTVVAGVAPMLRQFLSDSITLKPFIEAGAGANITSRNGVENRRFGGAFIFSVMAGFGVEFKSGMKISYRFRHLSNAGLYSPNEGLNSHYLMFSIGF, via the coding sequence ATGAGAGGCAGAGTTTATTTATTTGCTATTTTTTTGTTTATCTTATTTTTCCCTTCTTATTCTCATTCACAGGAAAATAATTTTGAACTGGGAGTTGGTTATGGAAGAAATCTTTTTGAAAGTCTATCCACGAATCAGCTTCTTATTGCTCCAGCAGTAAACTTTAAAATCCCTGATATGAAAAATCTGTGGTTACACATTGAAGGTGATGTTGAAATAATAAATGATGATAAAACCACTGTGGTTGCAGGAGTAGCACCAATGCTCAGACAGTTTCTTTCAGATAGCATTACTTTAAAGCCATTTATTGAAGCAGGAGCAGGAGCAAACATTACGAGCCGAAATGGAGTTGAAAATAGAAGATTCGGTGGAGCTTTTATATTCAGCGTAATGGCTGGTTTTGGAGTGGAATTTAAATCAGGAATGAAAATCTCATACAGATTCAGACATCTTTCAAATGCAGGACTTTATTCTCCAAATGAAGGACTAAACTCACATTATCTGATGTTTTCAATTGGTTTCTGA
- a CDS encoding efflux RND transporter permease subunit: MIYRFFLDRPVFAWVIAIVIMGAGCLAIYSLPVAQYPSLAPPSIYIQAFYPGASAETVENSVTQIIEEKMTGLDRMIYMSAYSDSSGSSRIELTFEPGTDPDLAWAKVQNKLQLAMPSLPEAVQRTGIKVGKATKNYLMVVALISEDGRLDANDLRDYMQSNLEKVLARIEGVGEVETFGFPYAMRIWVEPHKLVSYGLTIDDVIAAIKSYNVEVSGGQLGGAPAKPGQRLNAPIIVQSMLKEPEEFSSIPVRVNPDGSTVKIKDVARVELGTDYYDINAYYQGKPAAALAIRPLPGANALQVAKKVKDKMDELSKHFPSGVKVVYPYDTTPFTKVAINEVVKTLVEAIILVFFIMWLFMGSLRATFIPTITVPVVLLGTFAVLGIAGYSINMLTMFAMVLAIGLLVDDAIVVVENVERIMREEGLPVKEAVIKSMEQITSALIGIGLVLSAVFAPMAFFKGSTGIIYRQFAVTIISAMLLSVFVALSLAPVLCVMFLRPHKASEAKKGILHWFNLIYEKFYSIFFKSRHFYTKAVENSFRKAPLYILIYVIIIAALGFILMKLPTAYLPDEDQGILLAQVILPSGSTLEQTEEVLKEVQNYFLTKEKDAVDTVMTVSGISFAGRTQSNGMAFIKLKDWHLRDRAELRVKAIQDRAMRYFLPNKKAMIFVFPPPSIIELGNATGFDLQLMDIGGLGHQKLMEARNKLLYMANQDPRLKNVRPNGMDDIPEYKVDVDWEKAGALGVPITSINNTISAAFGSAYVNDFIKGGRVKRVFVQADIPYRMLPEDMNRLYVRNNEGKMVPFSSVASGRWIYGSPKLERYNAFPSMNIWGEPAKGYSSGDAMKAMEEIISKLGKGIGYAWTGLSYQEKLATGQAPILYAFSVFVIFLCLAALYESWTIPITNLVLLPLGIFGAAVATWIMGLHNDVYFQIGFLVTMGLSSKNAILIIQFARDRIRQGGELHKATVEAARIRYRPVIMTSLALFFGVLPLAISKGAGSGAMNAIGVAIEGGVIAGTFINILFVPLFFVLILKFFKVREVK; this comes from the coding sequence ATGATATACAGATTTTTTCTTGACAGACCGGTTTTTGCATGGGTTATTGCTATTGTTATAATGGGAGCAGGCTGTCTTGCCATATACAGCCTCCCGGTGGCACAGTATCCTTCACTTGCTCCTCCATCAATTTACATTCAGGCGTTTTATCCGGGTGCTTCTGCTGAGACAGTTGAAAACAGTGTTACCCAGATTATTGAAGAGAAGATGACAGGACTTGACAGAATGATTTACATGTCTGCATACAGTGACTCATCTGGCAGCTCCCGCATTGAGCTTACCTTTGAGCCAGGAACAGACCCTGACCTTGCATGGGCAAAGGTTCAGAACAAGCTTCAGCTTGCAATGCCAAGTCTGCCCGAGGCTGTTCAGAGAACAGGAATAAAAGTTGGTAAAGCAACAAAAAACTATCTCATGGTAGTTGCTCTGATTTCAGAAGACGGTCGTCTTGATGCAAATGATTTAAGAGATTATATGCAGTCAAACCTTGAAAAGGTTCTTGCAAGAATAGAGGGGGTTGGAGAAGTTGAGACCTTTGGTTTTCCCTATGCAATGCGCATATGGGTTGAACCTCACAAGCTCGTAAGTTATGGATTGACAATTGATGATGTAATTGCTGCAATAAAAAGCTACAATGTGGAGGTATCTGGTGGACAGCTTGGAGGCGCACCGGCAAAGCCTGGTCAGCGGCTAAATGCACCGATAATTGTTCAGAGCATGCTTAAAGAGCCAGAGGAGTTTAGTTCAATTCCTGTAAGAGTAAATCCTGATGGCTCAACTGTAAAGATAAAGGATGTGGCAAGGGTTGAGCTTGGAACAGACTACTACGATATAAATGCCTACTATCAGGGAAAGCCTGCTGCAGCACTTGCAATAAGACCTCTTCCCGGAGCAAATGCACTTCAGGTGGCAAAAAAAGTTAAAGATAAAATGGATGAGCTCAGCAAGCACTTTCCATCAGGTGTAAAGGTTGTTTATCCCTATGACACAACTCCTTTTACAAAAGTTGCAATAAATGAAGTTGTAAAAACCCTTGTTGAGGCAATAATTCTTGTGTTCTTCATAATGTGGCTATTTATGGGCAGCCTTCGTGCAACTTTTATTCCCACAATTACTGTTCCTGTTGTTTTACTTGGCACATTTGCTGTTCTGGGAATTGCTGGTTACTCAATAAATATGCTCACAATGTTTGCGATGGTGCTTGCAATAGGGCTTCTGGTTGATGACGCAATTGTTGTGGTAGAAAATGTGGAAAGAATAATGCGGGAAGAAGGTCTTCCAGTAAAAGAAGCTGTAATAAAATCAATGGAGCAGATTACATCAGCTCTCATAGGCATCGGACTTGTTCTATCCGCTGTATTTGCTCCAATGGCATTTTTTAAGGGCTCAACAGGCATTATTTACAGACAGTTTGCAGTAACAATAATTTCAGCCATGTTACTTTCGGTTTTTGTTGCCTTGAGTCTTGCTCCTGTTTTATGTGTAATGTTTCTAAGACCACATAAAGCTTCAGAGGCGAAAAAAGGAATTCTTCACTGGTTTAACCTGATTTATGAGAAGTTTTACAGCATATTTTTTAAATCAAGGCATTTCTATACCAAAGCTGTTGAAAACTCCTTCAGAAAAGCTCCACTTTATATTTTGATTTATGTGATAATCATTGCAGCATTGGGCTTTATTTTAATGAAGCTTCCAACAGCCTATCTTCCAGATGAAGATCAGGGAATTCTTCTTGCCCAGGTAATACTTCCATCTGGCTCTACCCTTGAACAGACAGAGGAAGTTTTAAAAGAAGTTCAGAATTATTTTTTAACAAAAGAAAAAGATGCTGTGGATACTGTAATGACAGTCTCGGGAATAAGCTTTGCTGGAAGAACTCAGTCAAATGGAATGGCATTCATAAAGCTAAAAGACTGGCATTTAAGGGACAGGGCAGAATTAAGAGTTAAGGCAATTCAGGATAGGGCTATGAGATACTTCCTTCCGAATAAAAAAGCCATGATATTTGTTTTCCCGCCTCCATCAATTATAGAACTTGGGAATGCAACAGGCTTTGACCTTCAGCTAATGGATATAGGAGGTCTTGGGCATCAGAAGCTCATGGAAGCAAGAAATAAGCTTCTTTATATGGCAAATCAGGATCCGAGACTTAAAAATGTAAGACCAAATGGAATGGATGACATACCAGAATACAAAGTTGATGTGGACTGGGAAAAAGCAGGCGCACTGGGAGTTCCGATTACATCAATTAATAATACAATTTCAGCAGCTTTTGGAAGTGCCTATGTAAATGACTTCATAAAAGGTGGTAGGGTAAAAAGAGTTTTTGTTCAGGCAGACATTCCATACAGAATGCTTCCTGAGGATATGAACAGGCTCTATGTGAGAAACAATGAAGGCAAGATGGTTCCATTTTCATCCGTTGCTTCAGGCAGATGGATTTATGGCTCACCAAAGCTTGAGCGTTACAATGCCTTTCCTTCAATGAACATCTGGGGAGAGCCTGCAAAGGGATACAGCTCAGGTGATGCAATGAAAGCAATGGAGGAAATCATCTCAAAGCTTGGTAAAGGAATAGGTTACGCATGGACAGGATTAAGTTATCAGGAAAAGCTGGCAACAGGGCAGGCTCCAATTCTTTATGCCTTCTCTGTTTTTGTCATATTTCTATGTCTTGCAGCACTTTATGAGTCCTGGACAATTCCAATTACAAATTTAGTATTACTTCCTCTTGGGATATTTGGTGCAGCTGTGGCAACATGGATAATGGGACTTCATAATGATGTTTACTTCCAGATTGGATTTCTTGTAACAATGGGACTTTCATCAAAGAATGCAATACTTATAATTCAGTTTGCAAGAGACAGAATAAGGCAGGGTGGAGAGCTTCATAAGGCAACAGTTGAGGCTGCAAGAATAAGATACAGACCCGTTATCATGACTTCTCTGGCGCTCTTCTTCGGAGTTCTTCCTCTTGCTATTTCAAAGGGAGCCGGTTCTGGAGCAATGAATGCAATCGGCGTTGCCATTGAAGGTGGAGTTATAGCAGGGACATTTATAAACATTCTGTTTGTGCCACTGTTTTTTGTGTTGATTTTGAAATTTTTCAAAGTCAGGGAAGTAAAATGA
- a CDS encoding universal stress protein, translating into MKENPFEKVLMPVDRSEHSKRAVNFAGLMLSNCETLPVVTLFYVMTGKHLSDFLKNIHLKERDLKDYEFLKKSKEKHIREFIEPFLNEYENILKDAGFRGEINKKIEDGDPGSKIIKVAEDENFSTVIMARRGMSELKSILLGSVSSKVIYGLKNKNIYIVGQKLDMENQCPIPYALIPVDGSVYSMKALEHGVFLAKFVKGIKKFTILRVINISLYLERIRQGIDPEEEANEILMKAKNSFLKAGIQDSLIETKIRVGVPAEEIVKDIEENNYNLVIMGRKGRSALKDLVLGGVSYTVINRCFEPVVAIINI; encoded by the coding sequence ATGAAAGAAAATCCTTTTGAGAAAGTTTTAATGCCTGTTGACAGAAGTGAGCATTCAAAAAGAGCGGTTAATTTTGCCGGTTTAATGCTTTCAAATTGTGAAACATTGCCTGTAGTAACTCTTTTTTATGTGATGACTGGTAAACATTTAAGCGATTTTCTTAAAAACATTCATCTGAAAGAAAGAGATTTAAAGGATTATGAATTTTTGAAAAAGAGCAAAGAAAAACACATTAGGGAATTTATAGAACCTTTTTTGAATGAGTATGAAAACATACTGAAAGATGCTGGATTCAGGGGAGAAATAAACAAAAAGATAGAAGATGGAGATCCCGGTAGCAAAATAATTAAAGTTGCAGAGGATGAGAATTTTTCTACAGTAATTATGGCAAGAAGAGGCATGTCAGAACTTAAAAGTATTCTGCTTGGAAGTGTTTCAAGCAAAGTGATATACGGATTAAAAAATAAAAATATATATATCGTGGGACAAAAACTTGATATGGAAAATCAATGCCCGATTCCATATGCCCTCATTCCTGTTGATGGCTCAGTGTATTCTATGAAAGCATTAGAGCATGGTGTATTTCTTGCAAAGTTTGTTAAGGGAATTAAAAAATTCACGATTTTAAGAGTAATCAATATTTCTTTATATCTTGAAAGAATTAGACAGGGCATAGATCCTGAAGAGGAAGCCAATGAAATTCTTATGAAAGCTAAAAATAGCTTTTTAAAAGCAGGCATTCAAGACAGCTTAATTGAGACAAAAATTCGTGTGGGAGTTCCAGCAGAAGAAATAGTCAAAGACATAGAAGAAAATAATTACAATCTTGTAATCATGGGAAGAAAAGGTCGCTCTGCATTGAAAGACCTTGTTCTTGGAGGTGTGAGCTATACAGTAATAAATAGATGTTTTGAACCTGTAGTAGCAATTATAAATATTTGA
- a CDS encoding ABC transporter permease yields MMRIITLIKKEILHLIRDKALIFILLWAFTGAVYTSGSGFTMEVIDFPTIIYDMSKTRESRELVSRFQKPYFKIISYIESEQELLQWLDSGKASMAVIIPPDFKRKMDKSSAKIQVIIDGTMSMSATVAVAYVSEITYDYAIEILERKMGTLNSFFKSLPVIEERTRVEFNPNTLSSWFMSMLEYFNMITMVSLLVTAAAMVREKEHGTIEQLLVTPVRTWEIFIAKIIPTIFAIALLSLISIYGVLKGVFNVPLRGSILLFYPVMLFYAFTISSLGLAISTVARNLAQSMMLMLVILIPMLFLSGAWTPPESMQPLMRYLSLISPMRYFIDFGYSVLFKGNGIKYVWDDILGIMVLGGMLFSFSVYRFRKIFAK; encoded by the coding sequence ATGATGAGAATTATCACTCTAATAAAAAAAGAAATTCTTCATCTTATAAGAGATAAGGCTTTAATTTTCATACTTCTCTGGGCATTTACAGGTGCTGTCTATACTTCAGGAAGCGGGTTTACAATGGAGGTTATAGATTTCCCAACCATAATCTATGACATGAGCAAAACCAGAGAAAGCAGAGAACTTGTAAGCAGATTTCAAAAGCCCTATTTCAAAATCATATCTTACATTGAAAGTGAACAGGAATTACTTCAATGGCTTGACAGCGGAAAAGCCTCAATGGCTGTGATTATCCCGCCAGATTTTAAAAGAAAGATGGATAAAAGTAGTGCAAAAATACAGGTCATAATTGATGGAACAATGTCTATGTCTGCAACAGTGGCAGTTGCCTATGTTTCGGAGATAACCTATGATTATGCCATAGAGATTCTTGAAAGAAAAATGGGAACATTAAATAGCTTTTTTAAAAGCCTTCCTGTCATTGAAGAAAGAACAAGAGTTGAATTTAATCCCAATACTTTGAGTTCATGGTTCATGAGTATGCTTGAGTATTTCAACATGATTACAATGGTTTCTTTGCTCGTAACCGCTGCTGCAATGGTAAGGGAAAAAGAACACGGAACAATTGAGCAGTTACTTGTTACTCCTGTGAGAACATGGGAGATATTTATTGCCAAAATCATACCAACAATTTTTGCAATAGCTTTACTCTCACTAATAAGCATATATGGAGTATTGAAAGGAGTATTTAATGTTCCATTAAGAGGTAGCATTCTTCTTTTTTATCCTGTCATGCTCTTTTATGCCTTTACAATATCCTCTCTCGGTCTTGCCATATCAACAGTTGCAAGAAATCTCGCTCAATCAATGATGCTTATGCTTGTAATTCTGATTCCTATGCTTTTTCTCTCAGGTGCATGGACACCACCTGAGTCAATGCAGCCTTTGATGCGCTATTTAAGTCTTATCTCTCCAATGCGGTATTTTATTGACTTTGGTTACAGCGTTCTTTTTAAAGGTAATGGAATAAAGTATGTCTGGGATGATATTCTTGGAATAATGGTTCTTGGCGGGATGCTGTTCAGCTTTTCAGTTTACCGGTTTAGAAAAATCTTTGCAAAGTAG
- the mntA gene encoding type VII toxin-antitoxin system MntA family adenylyltransferase antitoxin — protein sequence MLNELKNDEKFEEIAKKFGICFILLFGSKAEGVDTSESDTDIAVYADHVLSEEEKISLAFELSLILETENIDLVDIKIAPPMLKRKIFENYKILYLKESSILYQIELSTLKEYEEVKILYEIRDERIKEFLIDR from the coding sequence ATGTTGAATGAATTAAAAAATGATGAAAAATTTGAAGAAATTGCTAAAAAGTTTGGTATATGTTTTATTCTTCTTTTTGGTTCAAAGGCAGAAGGAGTTGATACGTCTGAAAGTGATACAGATATTGCAGTTTATGCTGATCATGTTCTTTCTGAAGAAGAAAAAATTAGTTTAGCCTTTGAACTATCTCTGATTTTAGAGACTGAAAATATTGATCTTGTTGATATAAAAATAGCTCCGCCTATGCTGAAGAGAAAAATTTTTGAAAATTACAAAATTCTTTATTTAAAGGAATCTTCTATTCTATATCAGATTGAACTTTCAACTTTAAAGGAATATGAAGAAGTAAAAATTCTTTACGAGATAAGAGATGAAAGAATTAAGGAGTTTTTGATTGATAGATAA
- a CDS encoding ABC transporter permease, with protein MSKRLFAILKKEFRELLRDPLYLTFAFIVPVVIIILMGYGLILDVKNIPVSFIDYDRTQLSREYRYSFTNSEYFKFFNLIESYRDAEELIKSGECRIVIVIPPDFSRKLYSGKPAQVQVLIDGSFPMRAEVMKGYVSAINMQFNQKLLKDFIEQRGISQINFPISVETRAWYNPALESKNFILPGELVTTLMFYSVLLASLIVVREKESGSIFNLYCSPVRAWEVVFGKAIPYVTVSFVTYLIIFLLTVGLFQTKFTGSFIFLTFSTIIYLFCTVGVGVLISMLAKTQITAMLIAFLGTIIPSFIYSGYFSPITSMSQSGQLISKTIPASYFMGIVRGVYLKGIGAESFTSELLSLLIYATVVYSLAILSFRKRIG; from the coding sequence ATGTCTAAACGACTTTTTGCCATACTTAAAAAAGAATTCAGGGAACTGCTCAGGGATCCTCTTTATCTAACCTTTGCTTTTATCGTTCCGGTGGTGATTATTATTCTTATGGGTTATGGATTGATTCTTGATGTAAAAAACATTCCTGTCTCTTTTATTGATTATGATAGAACTCAATTAAGCAGAGAATATAGATACTCATTTACAAACTCTGAATATTTTAAGTTTTTCAATCTTATAGAATCTTACAGAGATGCTGAAGAACTCATTAAATCTGGAGAATGCCGGATTGTAATTGTAATCCCACCTGATTTTTCAAGAAAACTTTATTCAGGTAAGCCAGCACAGGTTCAGGTTCTGATTGATGGTTCTTTCCCCATGAGGGCAGAGGTTATGAAAGGATATGTTTCAGCAATAAATATGCAGTTTAACCAGAAACTTCTTAAAGATTTTATAGAGCAAAGAGGCATATCCCAGATAAACTTTCCCATATCAGTTGAGACAAGGGCATGGTATAACCCTGCACTTGAGAGTAAAAACTTTATTCTTCCCGGTGAACTTGTTACCACACTTATGTTTTATTCTGTATTACTTGCCTCTTTAATTGTTGTAAGAGAAAAGGAATCAGGCAGTATTTTCAATCTTTACTGTAGTCCTGTAAGAGCCTGGGAAGTGGTATTTGGAAAAGCAATTCCCTATGTTACAGTTTCATTTGTAACTTACTTAATCATTTTTCTGCTTACAGTGGGTTTGTTTCAAACAAAGTTTACAGGAAGCTTTATTTTCCTTACCTTTTCAACAATTATATATCTTTTCTGCACAGTGGGAGTGGGTGTTCTCATTTCAATGCTTGCAAAAACTCAGATAACAGCAATGCTTATTGCTTTTCTTGGAACAATTATTCCGTCATTCATCTATTCAGGATATTTTTCACCTATAACAAGCATGTCTCAGTCAGGGCAGTTAATAAGTAAAACAATACCCGCATCCTATTTTATGGGCATTGTAAGAGGAGTTTATCTCAAGGGAATAGGTGCTGAGAGCTTTACCTCTGAGCTTTTATCGTTGCTCATATATGCAACAGTGGTTTATAGTCTTGCAATACTATCTTTCCGAAAAAGGATTGGTTAA